In Pseudophryne corroboree isolate aPseCor3 chromosome 7, aPseCor3.hap2, whole genome shotgun sequence, a single window of DNA contains:
- the LOC134944284 gene encoding olfactory receptor 1G1-like, with amino-acid sequence MSYDRYVAICDPLHYHTILNRKHCVVFASGTWISGCLNSFVITIPASHMSFCHSRTIHQFFCDAKALMNISCAGEDFSIVIYMEALVYGTFPVMFCLTSYVKIIRVILQIKSKDGRKKAFSTCSSHLTVVIMFYMTTLSVYLVPPSDYSSVLEPVFSALYSVVTPTINPLIYSLRNKDMKSALRRLLVGETKS; translated from the coding sequence ATgtcatatgaccgatatgttgctatatgtgatcctttacactatcacaCTATTTTAAACCGGAAACACTGTGTTGTATTTGCATCTGGCACTTGGATATCAGGATGCTTAAACTCATTTGTGATTACAATCCCAGcatcacacatgtccttctgtcattctcgcaccatacaccagtttttctgtgatgctaAAGCTCTGATGAACATCTCCTGTGCTGGCGAAGACTTTTCTATTGTAATCTATATGGAAGCATTGGTATATGGAACCTTTCCTGTCATGTTCTGTTTGACATCATACGTAAAAATTATCAGGGTCATTTTGCAGATAAAATCTAAAgatggaagaaagaaagccttctccacctgctcatcccacctcaccgtTGTCATTATGTTCTATATGACAACTTTGTCTGTGTACCTTGTGCCACCATCAGATTACTCCAGTGTCCTAGAGCCAGTGTTTAGTGCTCTGTACTCTGTTGTCACTCCCACGATAaaccctctgatctacagtctacggaataaagatATGAAAAGTGCTCTACGGAGACTACTGGTGGGGGAAACCAAGTCATGA